The region AACGCGCCTTCGACGTCGCCCGCGGCGTGATCGACGCGTATGCGTGGCGCGATCCCGAGTTCGGCTGGGCCGCGCTCGAAGCGATCGAGGCGGGCATCGGCCACGAGCCGGTCGACAGCGATGCGCCGCCCGAGCCGGCCTCGATCCGCGCGGCGCGCGACGAAGGGCAGCCGGCGAGCCGCATCATCGATACGGTGATCGGTCGCGCCTGGCAGGCGGACGAAGAAGAGCGCCGCTTCGACACGATGGCCGCGCTCGTCGAATTCGCCGCGGCGATCGCCACCCAGACGCCGATCACGCCCGCGGCCTATGGCGGCGATCACAACAGCGTCGCGCGCGCGATCTGGCGCGAGCGCGGCGATCTCGCGTCGATCGATGGGCTGTTCGCCGCGCTCTCGGTGTGCCGTCTCGAACAGGTGACCGACGCGGGCAGCTTCTGGGCGTACTACCTGCTGGCGGGCATCCGCATCGCGGCGCCCGAGGTGATGCGCGAGATGGGGCGGCATTTCTACGGCGATGCGTGGCGCGGCTGGCTCGACGCGCTGCTTGCGCTGCCCGCGACCGGCGAGCTGGATCGGGACGGCGCGGCGGCGCTGGCGCGGCTGGAGGCGTCGATGAGTCTCGTCGCGCACCGCAATCCGATCGTTCACGCGCGCCGCAGGTCGGCGCGCTGAGCGACGCGCGGTGCGGCGGCGCCGGAATCTGGCATGCTGGCGGTTCCGTCATCATGTATTTCGGGGGGCCGCCATGTCACTGGATCGGATGCAGGTCGCGCTGCCGCTGACCGCTTGCAAATGCTGCGGCGGCGACAGCCGCCTGTGCGGCGTCGTCGATTTCTCGCGCTGCGGCGCCGATCATCTCGGCGGGCGCAAGGTCGATCCGTATGTCGGCGTGCCGGTGTATTTCCACCGTTGCGACGCATGCGGCTTCGTGTTCACGCGCGCGCTCGACGCGTGGACCCATGCCGATTACGCGGCGCACATCTACAACGACGATTACGGGCGGCACGATCCGGACTACCTGGGCAAGCGGCCGTTCGAGAATGCCGAGCTGATCGCGAAGAGTTTCCCCGAGTTGGCGCAGGCGAACGTGCTCGATTTCGGCTCGGGGCTGGGGCAGTTGGAGCGCGAGCTGAAGGCGCGCGGCTTCAGCCAGGTCGATTCCTACGATCCTTACGCGGCGCATGCGGAGGCGACGCGCGCGGGCCTGGCCGCCGCGTACCGGACGGTGGTTGCGTTCGAGGTGTTCGAGCATCATCCGCAACCGCGTGAGCTGATCGCCGAACTGGCGGGCTTTCTCGACGACGACGGCGCGATCCTGTTCAGCACGATGCTTGCCGACGACGCCGTGATGGCGGAGGGCATCGATCGCTGGTGGTATTGCGCGCCGCGCAACGGGCATATCTCGTTCTATGCGTCGCGCGCGCTCGCGCGCCTCGGCGCGCCGCACGGGCTCGTCGCGGGCTCGTTCAACGAGAATTTCCACTTTTTCTACAAGCGCGCGCTGCCCGCGTGGGCCGCGCGCTTTTCTCATCGGCTCTGCGTCGCGTGACGCGTCCGCGCGCCGACGCGCGCGGACGGCCGCGGAGGCGCGGTCGGCGTCAGATCGCGAGGCAGATCTTGCCGAAGTGCTTGCCGTCCGCCTGATGGCGGAACGCGTCGGCGATCTCGTCGAGCGGGAAGCTGAGGTCGACGACCGGCTTGAGGCCGGTTGCGTCGAGCGCGCGCACCATCTCGATCTGATGCTGGCGGCTGCCGACGATGAGCCCTTGCAGCCGTTGCTGGCGCGTCATCAGCGTGACGGTGGACAGTGGCCCGGCGATGCCCGTGAGCACACCGATCAGTGCGATGTGGCCGCCGATCCGGCAGGCCTCGATCGATTGCGCGAGCGTGTCGGGGCCGCCGACCTCGATCACGTGATCGACGCCGCGCCCGTTCGTGTAGTCGAGCACCTTCGCGGCCCAGTCGGGATCGCGCCGGTAGTTGAT is a window of Burkholderia sp. FERM BP-3421 DNA encoding:
- a CDS encoding class I SAM-dependent methyltransferase — protein: MSLDRMQVALPLTACKCCGGDSRLCGVVDFSRCGADHLGGRKVDPYVGVPVYFHRCDACGFVFTRALDAWTHADYAAHIYNDDYGRHDPDYLGKRPFENAELIAKSFPELAQANVLDFGSGLGQLERELKARGFSQVDSYDPYAAHAEATRAGLAAAYRTVVAFEVFEHHPQPRELIAELAGFLDDDGAILFSTMLADDAVMAEGIDRWWYCAPRNGHISFYASRALARLGAPHGLVAGSFNENFHFFYKRALPAWAARFSHRLCVA